ccctcagggacccctgaATCCCCCCTGAACCACCCCCAGGTTCCTGCAAGAACTTCCAGAGAAaactcaggacccccaaaaccccctcaagattccccccacccccctccagaaccccacaaaccccttcAGGACCTCCCCAGGCCCCCCCTtgagccccccaggacccccaacccccctcccaggaccccccaaatcccccctcacATTTCCTGACGGAGTCCTCGAAGCCGGTGatcccctccagcagctccatgttcTCATCCAGCGCTTGCTGCCGGAATTCCGGGGGTCGCCCCCCACATTTAGGGGTCCCCCCTCTGTCTCCAGGACCCTCCCCCGGGTTTCGGGGACCCCTCCCTCCCGATTTCGGGGGACTCACCCAGAAGGACTGGAAGTGGCAggtctccagcagctcccccagGTACAGGATCTGCCGGATGGGCCGCTCCTCCTGCTGCATTTTGGGGAGGTCAAGGGAAAATtcgggaaaaaagggggagcaGAGGTGCCCCCTCAGCTGAACCCGGAACATTTCCCCCTCCCAGATCCCAAAATCCACGGGGCtggggggaattttgagggtaGAAACACCACATTTGACCTCTCAGAGGTGGAACTGAGGGGCGCGAGGCAGGTGGAAGGGGGGGGGGCCCTATGGAATTCTGGGGGGGCTCTTATGGAATTTGGTTCCCCAGGGAGTTGAGGtgatccccagggaagtgggggGGTTCCCCATGGAACTGGGGGGATCCCCATGGAATTGAGGGGGATCCCCAGCGAATCCCAAGGTTCCCCAGGGAATTGGGGAGTTCCCCATGGAACTGGGGGGGGTTCCCCAGGGCACTGGGGGGATTCCCCATGGAATCCCAGGGTTCCCCAGGGAATTGGGGGGATccccagggagctgggggggttcCCCATGGAATCCCGGGGTTCCCCAGGGAACTGGGGGGGTTCCCCATGGAATCCCGGGGTTccccagggagctggggggatccccAGGGAGTTGGAGGGGATCCCCATGGAACTGGGGGGGTTCCCCCTGGAATCCCGGGGTTCCCCAGGGAATTGGGGGGATTCCCCATGGAACTGGGGGGGGGTTCCCCCTGGAATCCCGGGGTTCCCCAGGGAATTGGGGGGATTCCCCATGGAACTGGGGGGGTTCCCCCTGGAATCCCGGGGCTCCCCAGGATACGTGGGCCTGGTCGATCATGCACTTGCAGAGGGTGAAGTCGGTGTGCGGGAGGTTGGTGAGGGCCTTGAGCAGGATCTGCGCCGTCACCCCGGTCTGGAAGAAGGCGGGGTTGAACTGGTACCTGCGCACAGGTGGGCCCaggtgagggggctgggggggctcagggacccccaaacccccccccagagccccccggaGCCCTCACAGCTTCAACACGGCCAGGTTGGCCTCCAGGTCGTAGGCGTTCTCCTTGGCCTGGGTCTCCACGTAGCGCTCCAGGGTGGCCAGGTTCTCGGGGTTGTACCTGCGCAGGTGAGGGGGGCTGGGaccctcctgggacccccctgggacccccggaccccccatgacacacctgggaccccccgtgacccctctgggaccccccgtGATACACCTGGGATCCCCCgtgaccccctgggaccccccataatacacctgggaccccccgtgacccacctgggacccccgtgacccacctgggaccccccgtgacccacctgggacccccgtgacccccctgggacccccctgacccacctgggaccccccgtGACCCACCTGGCACCCTCCCatgacacccctgggacccccgcaGGGCCCCTTTTAAACACCCGCAacctccccagggccccccagccctctcccacgCCCTCCCGTtcccccccagtccgtccccagtgccctcccagtgctcccagtaccggTCGATGCCCCGCAGCAGTTTCCCCACGTTCGCCCGCATCTGCTCGAACAGCGCCATGTTCGCAGCTCTCCCGGAAGTGACGTCACGGCGAGTTCCGCCTCGCCATGCGAGGGCGGGGCCGAAGGTCCCTGGCCACGCCCACACGGCGAGGCCGCGCCCCCCGCTCTGACCACGCCCCCTCCGGTACCGGCAGCGCCCCCGGCTGGGCGGGGACAAAACGGGGAACCCGCGATGGGCTGGGGCCGAGCCGCCGCCGCGGTGCGGGTGGGCACTGGGCGGGCATAacgggagggactgggacaaactgggatcGCACTGGCCTCACACTGCAGCCGCACCAGGATTGTACTGGGAGGGACAGTCAGATCATGCTGGAATTCTGCTGGGTTGtactgggattgggatcagcgTGAGGCTGAACTGGGCCAAACTGGGGAGGCAGTGGGGGGACAAGGGGTCAGTAACGGCCCAGGGGGGTCGTGAGGGCTTGTGGAGGGTTTCAGGGGTTCTCAGGGAGGGTCACggttcccgcccttttcccctcacgtttcccgcccttttcccctcacggttcccgcccttttccctcacgtttcccacccttttcccctcacgtttcccgcccttttccctcacgtttcccgcccttttcccctcacggttcccacccttttcccctcacgtttcccgcccttttccctcacgtttcccgcccttttcccctcacggttcccacccttttcccctcacgtttcccgcccttttctcctctcacgcttcccgcccttttcccctcatgtttcccgcccttttcccctcacagttcccgcccttttcccctcacgtttcccgcccttttcccctcacatttcccgcccttttcccctcacgtttcccgcccttttcccctcacagttcccgcccttttcccctcacatttcccacccttttcccctcacagttcccgcccttttcccctccacGTTCCCctcacttttccttctcttttcccctcacctttcccaccCTATTTTTCCTCCAGTCTCCAGAGCCGGAGCAGGAACAGCTTTATTGGGGTCAGCGCAGGGAGAGGACAGTTGGGGGGCAGTTGTGGGGGGCAGTTGTGGGGGGCAGTTacggggctgccccagggcagttGCGAGGCTGTTACGGGGCAGTTACGGGGCAGTTATGGGACACTTGTGGGTCAGAAGTGGACGTAGGACAGGACGACATCGCCCTCGATCTCCAGCACGTTCACGTGGGGCCCGGATGGGACCCGGTGGCGGAAATCGAGGAGCGGCTGCCCCTCGGCGAACACCTTGAACCGATGGTTCCCGCAGCGGATCGACagctggagagggggagagggggtgaAAGGGGGGCCGTCACCACAGAGacccccaaagtccccctggagccacccccaaatcccaaatctcaGTCTGTTcgcctcccagagcccccccaaatccccctgtgccccccccagAGTCAgccaggaccccaaaaacacctccgACCCCCCAtgaggaccccaaatcccaccccaaaccccaccaagaGCCACACAAAGAGACCCCCAAACTCTCCAGAGCCCCCTCCCGCATTCCAAAtcccccccctgtgccccatccAGGACCCCGAATCCCCTCCCTAAagtcccccaggacccccccaaaactcctccaaCGCCTCCACAatccccccgagccccctccccgctcacgTCGAAGTAGCGGCCGCGCTGGAAGGGGTGGCAGCAGCTGATGTCCCGCTCCTCCTcgccccagcagccccccagGAAGGCGTTGCGGACCACGGCCCCCCCCTCGTCCATGCGGGGGTTCAAGTGCAGCACCACGTCCCCCCCCGGGCCCGCGCGCAGGTTGATGTGGAACCTGGGGGGCACACGGGGTCAggggtgggggtttgggggggatttggggtcccgggaggggtgacggggggggttcagggggtgaCAGGTCAGGAGGTTCAGggacaggggggtttggggtcccgggagggatgacagggggggtttgggggggtgatGGGTCAGGAGGTTCAGggacaggggggtttgggggggatttggggtcccgggagggatgacagggggggtttgggggggtgatGGGTCAGGAGGTTCAGGgacagggggatttggggtcccgggaggggtgacggggggggtttggggattgaTGGGTCAGGAGGTTCAGGgagaggggggtttgggggggatttggggtcctgggagggatgacagggggggtttgggggagtgaCGGGTCAGGAGGTTCAGggacaggggggtttgggggggatttggggtcctgggaggggtgacagggggggtttggggggtgatGGGTCAGGAGGTTCAGggacaggggggtttgggggggatttggggtcccgggaggggtgacggggggggtttggggattgaTGGGTCAGGAGGTTCAGggacaggggggtttgggggggatttggggtcctgggaAGGGTgacagggggggtttggggggtgatGGGTCAGGAGGTTCAGggacaggggggtttgggggggatttggggtcccaggaggggtgacagggggggtttggggggtgatGGGTCAGGAGGTTCAGggacaggggggtttgggggggatttggggtcctgggaggggtgacagggggggtttggggattgaTGGGTCAGGAGGTTCAGggacaggggggtttgggggggatttggggtcctgggaggggtgacggggggggtttggggattgaTGGGTCAGGAGGTTCAGggacaggggggtttgggggggatttggggtcctgggaggggtgacagggggggtttggggattgaTGGGTCAGGAGGTTCAGggacaggggggtttggggtcctgggaggggtgacggggggggtttgggatccaGAGAGGGCACAAGGGGAAGTtgagggggcctgggggggattttggttgtGGGGTTGGTGTCCTTGGCGGAGTcaaggagttttgggggggctcaAGGGGGGTTGGGAAGGAGGTTTTGAGGGGGATGAAGACCTtcatgggggttttgggggaggtcagcggattttggggaggggttttCGGGGGGTCTCCAGTACCTGCCGGCATCGTGGGGGATGAAGCCCTTGATGACGATGGTTTTCTTGGGGACGAGCCCTCCCGGAATGGTGGCAATGAAGGGCACAGTCTGGGGGGCAAAAACAGGGGGCTCGGAGGGGGGCGAGACCCCTTcaaccccccccagggcccccaaatcccaacaacctccccagagccccccagggacccaaatcccaccctccGAGCCCCCCCAAAGCCCTCTTGTCCcctccctgaacccccccaaagCCTTCTGTCACCCCATCAGGACCCCAAATCCtaccctgagccccccaaacctcctcaaGATCCACCCTGCACCTCCCCAAGcctcccaggacccctccccaaatactctctgagaccccccaaacccccccaggcccccagAACCCCCCGCACTCACCGGGTGGAAGGTGGGGGGCTGCCCCATCACCTGCGGGGGGCACAGTGTGGGGTCagcggggtggggggacacccggggaacccccggggaccccccgtGATGGGGGtgggggtcagttttggggagacccctccccacttACCGGCAGGTTACAGTTGGGGTAAATGGGGGTGATCTGCGGCATGTCCTGGGGGGAGCACAGCAGTCAGGGGGGCACAAAACCCACCGGGGGCCCCCCAAActcacctgggcacccccaAACTCACCTGGGGagccccaaacccacctgggcacccccaAACTCACCTGGGGAGCCCCAAACTCACCTGGGGCACCCCCAAACTCCTctggggatccccaaacccaccttgggtacccccaaacccagctggggaccccccaaacccagctggggaccccccaaacccaccttgggtacccccaaacccaccttggggaccccccacccagccccagaCTCACCGGGACACACGGGGGACACGCGCCCTGCAAGGCAAAGGGGGGCGgtcagaggggtttgggggggtccccccgcccccctcagctccaggtgaggggatggggggggcaccgggtgggtttgggggtacGGGGAGGGGAATGAGGAGGTTTGGGGAGGAATTGGGGGTgcggggtttggggctgggggctctcaCCGCGCCGCCCATGACCGAGGCCGAGTGCAGCTCCAGGTCCCCGTCCACGGTCACGGCTGTCACCTGCTCCGGGGGCAGCCGGTGCGGGAACTGCTCGAAGAAGGTCCCGTTCACCAGGATCTGGGGGGACAGCGGGTCAGACACCCCGAaacacccccgggaccccaaataCACCTCAGACACCGCCCCCCAACCCCAAAATgcagccccgggaccccaaatacaccccagaaccccaaatccccccctgaGGATCCCTATAACCCCCTTTAgaccccccagctccccctgggcaccccaaatccccccttgggcaccccaaattcccccctggacaccccaaatccccccctgaGGATCCCTATAACCCCTTttagacccccaaatccccccttgggcaccccaaatccccccccccgaTGATCCCTATAACCCCCTTtagacccccccagccccccccgggcaccccaaatccccgcctAGGCCCCCGAAGCCGCCGCAGGGTACCCGGTAGCCCTCGGGGGTGACGCTGATGACGATCTCGAAGGGCCCCCCCGGGCAGAGCGGGTGCAGGTCCCGGCGCTGCTCGTCCCCCCAGCGCTTGCCCCGGCGGCTGTTGAGCACCGCGACCCCCCCCGCCGAAGCGCGGGTTCAGGTGCAGCGCCACGTCCGCCGCCTCCGAGGGGCCCGTGGCCAGGTCGATGCGGAACCTGGGGACAGCATtgtcaccccagtgccaccccagtgccaccccagtgtcctcccgggaccccccgtgtccctcagtgtcaccccagtgtcaccccagtgccaccccagtgtcctcccgggaccccccgtgtccctcagtgtcaccccagtgccaccccagtgtcaccccagtgccaccccagtgtcctcccgggaccccccgtgtccctcagtgccaccccagtgtcaccccagtgtcctcccgggaccccccgtgtccctcagtgtcaccccagtgtcaccccagtgccaccccagtgtccccccagtgtcctcccgggaccccccgtgtccctcagtgtcaccccagggccaccccagtgtcctcccgggaccccccgtgtccctcagtgtcaccccagtgtcaccccagtgccaccccagagtccccccagtgtcctcccgggaccccccgtgtccctcagtgtcaccccagtgccaccccagtgtcaccccagtgtcctcccgggaccccccgtgtccctcagtgtcaccccagtgtcaccccagtgtcctcccgggaccccccgtgtccctcagtgtcaccccagtgtcaccccgtgctccgcggggtcacccagtgtcaccccagtgttaccccagtgtccctcagtgtcaccccagtgtcaccccatgCTCCGCGGGGTCACCCAGTatcaccccagtgtcccccagtgtcaccccgggaccccccagtgtcaccccagtgtcccccagtgtccctcagtgtcctcccgggaccccccatgTCCCTTAGTGTCACCCTCATGTCACCCCGTGCCCCCCGGTGTCACCCTgtatcccccagtgtccccccgggaccccccagtgtccccacggtgtccccccGTGTACCTGTgcccccccaccaggttcaccTGGGGCCAGCCCCCCCCATTGTCACCGTTGTCATCACCTGtgtccctcccagtgtccccccagtgtccccccagtgtccccccagtgccccccagtgcccccagtaccgGTCAGGTTGGGGTTTCACCACCCCCTGCACGTAAATGGCCATCCCGGGCCAGAGCCCCCCGACCACGGGGGCCACGTAGGGCAAGGGCTGGCGGGAAAGCGGGGTCGGGGGGGCCCAGTGTCACCGCGAGGTgacagggacccccagaccccctgctccctgggtttggggtgacagggacccccagaccccccgctccccgggtttggggtgacagggacccccagaccccctgctccccgggtttggggtgacagggacccccAGACTCTACCTCCCCCCCGGGTttggggtgacagggacccccagaccccccgctCCCCGGCTttggggtgacagggacccccagaccccctgctccccgggtttggggtgacagggacccccAGACTCCCCCCGGGTttggggtgacagggacccccAGACTCCCCCCGGGTttggggtgacagggaccccaaatgcCACTaggaggtgacagggaccccccaggcccccgggtttggggtgacagggaccccaaatgcCACTAGGAGGTGACAGGGACTCCCCAGGCccctgggtttggggtgacagggaccccccaaCCCCTGTCCTTGGGGGGTGACAGGCCCCTCCAGGACCACAATCTTcatccctgcagggtcacagggCCCTACCAACCCCCCCaccggtttttggggtgcccccagcccccatttttggggtacGCACCGGGTTGTAGGCGGGCGTGTACCCGGGCGCGGGGACGAAAGTCATGGTGGTGGCAGCGGTGACAGTGGCAGCGGGGACAGTGGcagcggggacaccgggggccCTTTATACCCCACCCCACGTGGGGCCCCCCgattccagcccctcccagggCGGGGTGCGGACTTTGACCCCCCCCGGATACGGGaattgggggggctggggacacacccGGCACAGGTGACACCACCCTGGACTCTGCCCCGGGAGGGGCCGGctgggacacggggggggcTTGGACCTTGGGACCCCCAGAGCGACGGTGGCactctggggacacagggaaccCCCAGTGACAAGCCAAGGACATGTGGGGACAAACGGGTTTATTGGGGGACACTGAGGTGGCCCCAGAGATGAAgaaggggacactggggacactgaggggacaccaaGGGGACACCGAGCTGGTTCTACAGCCTGggcaagggggcactggggatgctGGTGGCACTGAGGTGACATCAGCACTCGGGCAAGGGCACGTTGGTGACGTTGGTGGCACTGAGGTGACATCAGAGCTTGGCAAACGGGACATCCTCGGGTCCCTTCTTGTCCAGGGCCGCCTGCACGGACTTGGGGATGTCCTCGGTCTGCAGCATGGCCATGTTCCAGGTGGCCTGGGGAcggtgacagggacatgggacacggccgggacacctggggacagggatggggacagggacaggacacccCCGgcaacagggatggggacagggacatgggacacggccgggacacctggggacagggatggggacatggctgggacacccctggggacagggatggggacacggccgggacacccctggggacagggacaggacacctggggacagggatggggacacagccaggacacccctggggacagggatggggacagggacatgggacatggccaggacacctggggacagggatggggacaggacacCCCTGAgaacagggatgggaatgggacacccCTGGCgacagggacaggacacccctggggacagggatggagacagggacagggacatgggacacggccgggacacctggggacagggatgggaatgtgacagggacaggacacctggggacagggatgggaatgggacacccctggggacagggacagggctgtgacAGGGAGAACGTGGCATTCTGGGGACCGTGGGTGACACGGGGCCGCGGGCACAGGGGACGCGCTCTTCGGGGTGTCCTGGGGCCCTGGTGGCACCCACCACGTGCAGCAGCCCCTCGGCGACGGGCCGGTCCCTCGAGTACACCAGGTTGACCTTGGTGCCCTGCACGGCCACGGGGCTGCGGGCGGCGATGGCCGCGGCCACCTCCAGGGCCACCTCCAGCAGCGTCGCCTTGTCCGGCAGCACCCGGCTGGGGGGGGGCagggtcaccccaaaatccaccccaaatccacccaaaaactccaccccaaaatccgcccaaaaaatccaccccaaaggaCCCCGAAATCCACCCAGGGACCCAAAAGTCCACCCGaggatccccccaaaatccctccgaACACcccaggggaccccaaaactcacCCAGGcacccaacccccccaaacacccccaggaccccccaaaagcccctcACGACCCCCCATGGCCACCTGCAGTGTCACCCTTTGGTgaccctcccagcccccccccccccatgtctCACTCCCCAATTCTGGAGACCCCCCCAAGtgctcccacccccccccaattttggggttccccccgATTTTGGGGCCCCCCCACCTGACGAGGCCACAGCTCAGCGCCTCGGGGGCCCTCATGACGCGGGCGGTGAAGGCCAGCTCGTTCACCaggctggggacaccggggacagcggggggtcacagggggtcccccgtgccccccaccccgcccGTGTCCCCCCACCCACCTCTGGTTCCCCACGATTTTGGGGAGGCGCTGCAGGGTCCCCACGTCGGCCGCCAGCCCCATGTCCACctcctgtggggacagggggggtcCGGGGTAGCCCTGAGGCcacaggggtgtcccagggggttttggggacacctgaggggcCTCGGGGACATCCAGAGGGTCCCGGGAACCCCTCGTGTCCCACCTTGACCTGGAACGAGGCGTCCTGGGAGCAGAACCGGATGTCACAGGCCGAGATCAGGTCCACACCTGAGGGGGGGGAGCATCTTCACTCTCCTCATCCTCACCCTCATCCTCACCTTcatcccatcctcatcctcaccctcatcccatcctcatcccatcctcatcctcaccctcatcccatcctcatcctcacccTCATCCTCACCTTcatcccatcctcatcctcacccTCATCCCATCCTCATTCTcaccctcatcctcatcctcatcccatcCTCACTCACTCTCATGCCATCCTTGTTCTCATCCTCATCCTTGTCTTTGTCCCATCTTCTTCTTCATCCTCACCTTCATCCCATCCTCC
This window of the Aphelocoma coerulescens isolate FSJ_1873_10779 chromosome 34, UR_Acoe_1.0, whole genome shotgun sequence genome carries:
- the EIF3K gene encoding eukaryotic translation initiation factor 3 subunit K, which produces MALFEQMRANVGKLLRGIDRYNPENLATLERYVETQAKENAYDLEANLAVLKLYQFNPAFFQTGVTAQILLKALTNLPHTDFTLCKCMIDQAHQEERPIRQILYLGELLETCHFQSFWQALDENMELLEGITGFEDSVRKFICHVVGITYQHIDRWLLAEMLGDLSESQLRVWMSKYGWTEPEPGRILISNQEENIKPKNIVEKIDFDSVSSIMASSL
- the LGALS4 gene encoding LOW QUALITY PROTEIN: galectin-4 (The sequence of the model RefSeq protein was modified relative to this genomic sequence to represent the inferred CDS: deleted 1 base in 1 codon), translating into MTFVPAPGYTPAYNPPLPYVAPVVGGLWPGMAIYVQGVVKPQPDRFRIDLATGPSEAADVALHLNPRFGGGVAVLNSRRGKRWGDEQRRDLHPLCPGGPFEIVISVTPEGYRILVNGTFFEQFPHRLPPEQVTAVTVDGDLELHSASVMGGAGACPPCVPDMPQITPIYPNCNLPVMGQPPTFHPTVPFIATIPGGLVPKKTIVIKGFIPHDAGRFHINLRAGPGGDVVLHLNPRMDEGGAVVRNAFLGGCWGEEERDISCCHPFQRGRYFDLSIRCGNHRFKVFAEGQPLLDFRHRVPSGPHVNVLEIEGDVVLSYVHF